A single region of the Mus caroli chromosome 16, CAROLI_EIJ_v1.1, whole genome shotgun sequence genome encodes:
- the Paxbp1 gene encoding PAX3- and PAX7-binding protein 1: protein MRSRGGAVASQSRDDPAEGGGGGRLSRLRVRGGGLRAPSSSQSSSGCESAVTAAGMFRKARRVNVRKRNDSEEEERERDEEQEPPPLLPPPASGEEPGPGGGDRAPAGESLLGPGPLPPPPSAHHPGLGAEAGGGIPGGAEPGNGLKPRKRPRENKEVPRASLLSFQDEEEENEEVFKVKKSSYSKKIVKLLKKEYKEDLEKSKIKTELNTAADSDQPLDKTCHAKDANPEDGVVISEHGEDEMDMESEKEEEKPKAGGAFSNALSSLNVLRPGEIPDAAFIHAARKKRQLARELGDFTPHDSEPGKGRLVREDENDASDDEDDDEKRRIVFSVKEKSQRQKIAEEIGIEGSDDDALVTGEQDEELSRWEQEQIRKGINIPQVQASQPTEVNMYYQNTYQTMPYGASYGIPYSYTAYGSSDAKSQKTDNTVPFKTPSNEMAPVTIDLVKKQLKDRLDSMKELHKTNQQQHEKHLQSRVDSTRAIERLEGSSGGIGERYKFLQEMRGYVQDLLECFSEKVPLINELESAIHQLYRQRASRLVQRRQDDIKDESSEFSSHSNKALMAPNLDSFGRDRALYQEHAKRRIAEREARRTRRRQAREQTGQMADHLEGLSSDDEETSTDITNFNLEKDRILKESSKVFEDVLESFYSIDCIKAQFEGWRSKYYMSYKDAYIGLCLPKLFNPLIRLQLLTWTPLEAKCRDFETMLWFESLLFYGCEEREQEKDDADVALLPTIVEKVILPKLTVIAETMWDPFSTTQTSRMVGITMKLINGYPSVVNADNKNTQVYLKALLLRMRRTLDDDVFMPLYPKNVLENKNSGPYLFFQRQFWSSVKLLGNFLQWYGIFSNKTLQELSIDGLLNRYILMAFQNSEYGDDSIRKAQNVINCFPKQWFVNLKGERTISQLENFCRYLVHLADTIYRNSIGCSDVEKRNARENIKQIVKLLASVRALDHAVSVASDHNVKEVKSLIEGK from the exons ATGCGCAGTCGAGGCGGCGCGGTAGCTAGCCAGAGCCGCGACGACCCGGCtgaggggggcgggggagggagacTCTCGCGACTGCGCGTGCGCGGCGGTGGTCTCCGCGCTCCCTCGTCCTCTCAGTCATCGAGCGGCTGTGAGAGCGCGGTGACGGCGGCTGGGATGTTCCGAAAGGCCCGGCGGGTGAACGTGCGCAAGCGGAACGACTCGGAGGAGGAGGAGCGGGAGCGCGATGAGGAGCAGGAGCCGCCACCGTTGCTGCCCCCGCCGGCCTCGGGCGAAGAGCCCGGCCCTGGCGGCGGCGACCGGGCCCCCGCGGGGGAGTCGCTCCTGGGCCCGGGGCCGCTGCCACCGCCGCCTTCCGCGCACCACCCGGGCCTCGGCGCTGAGGCCGGGGGCGGCATCCCCGGCGGCGCGGAGCCCGGCAACGGGCTGAAGCCGCGCAAGAGGCCTCGCGAGAACAAAGAGGTGCCCAGGGCCAGCCTGCTCAGCTTCCAGGACGAGGAGGAAG AAAACGAAGAAGTGTTCAAAGTAAAGAAATCAAGTTACAGCAAAAAGATAGTTAAATTGcttaagaaagaatataaagaagaCCTTGAAAAATCAAAGATCAAGACAGAACTCAACACAGCAGCTGACA GTGACCAGCCTCTGGATAAAACGTGTCATGCTAAGGACGCAAACCCAGAAGATGGAGTTGTCATCAGCGAGCACGGTGAGGATGAAATGGACATGGAGAgcgagaaggaggaggagaagcccaAGGCCGGGGGCGCCTTCTCCAATGCTCTGTCTTCCCTGAATGTGCTCCGCCCAG GAGAAATCCCAGATGCAGCTTTCATACATGCTGCAAGAAAGAAGCGACAACTGGCCCGGGAGCTGGGCGACTTCACTCCTCACGACAGTGAGCCTGGTAAAGGCCGCCTCGTCCGGGAGGACGAGAATGATGCCAGCGACGATGAGGACGATGATGAGAAGCGCCGGATCGTTTTTTCTGTGAAGGAAAAATCACAAAGACAAAAGATCGCTGAGGAGATAG GTATTGAGGGGAGTGACGATGACGCGTTAGTAACTGGAGAGCAAGACGAGGAGCTCAGCCGCTGGGAGCAGGAGCAGATTAGAAAAGGAATTAACATCCCTCAG GTTCAAGCAAGTCAGCCCACTGAAGTGAATATGTACTACCAGAACACTTACCAGACAATGCCTTACGGTGCATCCTATGGCATACCTTATAGTTACACAGCCTATGGATCATCAGATGCCAAGTCTCAAAAAACAGATAATACAGTCCCTTTCAAAACTCCCAGTAATGAGATGGCTCCCGTTACTATTGATTTGGTAAAGAAACAGCTTAAAGACAG GTTGGACTCCATGAAAGAATTGCACAAAACCAATCAACAGCAGCATGAAAAACATCTGCAAAGCCGAGTGGACTCCACCAGGGCTATTGAGAGATTAGAAGGGTCTTCTGGGGGTATTGGTGAACGGTATAAATTTTTGCAAGAAATGCGAGGGTATGTCCAAGACTTGCTTGAGTGTTTCAGTGAAAAG GTGCCACTGATTAACGAACTTGAATCAGCAATACACCAGCTGTACAGACAGCGAGCTTCCCGCCTTGTCCAAAGACGACAAGATGATATTAAAGATGAATCTTCGGAGTTTTCAAGCCATTCAA ATAAAGCTTTGATGGCACCAAATCTTGATTCCTTTGGACGTGATCGGGCACTTTATCAAGAACATGCAAAACGTCGGATTGCAGAGCGGGAAGCCAGGAG GACTCGCCGTAGGCAAGCCAGAGAGCAAACCGGTCAGATGGCAGATCACCTGGAAGGCCTGTCCAGTGATGATGAAGAGACGTCTACAGATATTACTAATTTCAATCTGGAGAAAG ATCGAATTTTGAAAGAGTCTAGCAAAGTTTTTGAAGATGTCCTTGAGAGTTTCTATTCAATTGACTGCATTAAAGCACAGTTTGAAGGATGGCGTTCGAAATACTACATGTCCTATAAGGATGCTTACATTGGTCTTTGTCTGCCCAAACTGTTCAACCCCCTAATCAGACTTCAGCTTCTCACCTGGACTCCTCTTGAG GCAAAATGCCGTGACTTTGAAACTATGCTGTGGTTTGAATCTCTGctgttctatggctgtgaagaacGAGAGCAAGAGAAGGATGACGCTGACGTTGCTCTGCTGCCCACCATTGTGGAGAAGGTCATTCTTCCCAAGCTGACAG TGATAGCTGAAACCATGTGGGACCCCTTTTCTACAACACAGACTTCAAGGATGGTTGGAATcacaatgaaattaataaatggcTACCCCTCAGTAGTCAATGCAGACAATAAAAACACACAG GTGTACCTGAAAGCTCTTCTACTGAGGATGAGAAGAACTTTAGATGATGATGTATTCATGCCTCTATATCCCAAAAA tgtcttagaaaataaaaattctgggCCTTACTTATTTTTTCAACGACAGTTTTGGTCGTCTGTCAAG ctactgggaaattttcttcagtggtatggcattttctcaaacaaaactCTTCAGGAGTTATCAATAGATGGCTTGTTAAACAGATACATCCTTATGGCTTTTCAGAACTCAGAATATGGAGATGACAGCATCAGAAAAGCCCAAAAT GTAATCAACTGTTTCCCTAAACAGTGGTTTGTGAatctgaaaggagaaagaacGATTTCTCAGTTAGAAAATTTTTGCCGATATCTTGTACATTTAGCAGATACAATTTACAGGAACAGTATTGGGTGCTCTGATGtggaaaaaagaaatgcaag ggaaaatataaaacagatagTAAAACTTCTTGCAAGCGTTCGGGCTTTGGATCACGCTGTATCTGTTGCAAGTGACCACAATGTGAAAGAAGTCAAGTCTCTGATTGAAGGAAAATAG